From the Danio aesculapii chromosome 9, fDanAes4.1, whole genome shotgun sequence genome, one window contains:
- the LOC130234823 gene encoding C-X-C chemokine receptor type 1: MMTDPNSSHHLSDFHEFYYEEFNDTDFSNFTFVPDEKTIACSSITMPSAVNISFSVFYVFIFLLAIPGNAIVGWVIGSNRRSLSASDVYLFNLMLADTLLALILPFSAVNVIHGWVFGDVACKLVSLVKEVNFYTSIIFLVCISVDRYMVIVRAMESQKAQRRLCSGVACGLVWVLGLVLSLPSFFNEAFFDKRMSNQIICAERFETDHADEWRLATRIMRHVLGFVLPLLVMLSCYSVTVVRLLRTRGFQKQRAMKVIVAVVVAFLVCWTPFHVSTIIDTILRAKVVQFGCTMRTSVDVAMFATQNLGLLHCCVNPVLYAFVGEKFRRRFLQLLHRNGILERFSLSRSSRSSSLTSEVTSSFL, from the exons ATGATGACTG ATCCAAACAGCTCTCATCACCTAAGTGACTTCCATGAGTTCTACTACGAAGAATTCAACGATACGGATTTCAGCAACTTCACATTTGTTCCCGACGAAAAGACAATCGCCTGTTCCTCCATCACAATGCCATCCGCTGTCAACATTTCATTCAGCGTCTTCTACGTTTTCATCTTCCTGTTGGCTATTCCCGGGAATGCGATTGTCGGCTGGGTCATCGGCTCCAACCGCCGCTCGCTATCGGCTTCAGATGTCTACTTATTCAACCTGATGCTAGCCGATACACTATTAGCGCTAATTCTGCCCTTTTCTGCAGTCAACGTCATCCACGGGTGGGTTTTCGGTGATGTTGCGTGCAAGTTAGTTTCCTTAGTAAAGGAAGTCAACTTTTACACTAGCATTATATTTTTAGTGTGCATCAGCGTGGATCGCTATATGGTGATCGTACGCGCTATGGAGTCCCAGAAGGCCCAAAGGAGACTCTGCAGTGGAGTCGCGTGCGGATTAGTTTGGGTTTTGGGTTTAGTGCTCTCATTGCCGTCATTCTTCAACGAAGCGTTTTTCGACAAAAGGATGTCCAATCAGATTATTTGCGCTGAACGATTTGAGACTGATCACGCAGACGAATGGCGATTAGCAACCCGAATAATGAGGCACGTGCTGGGTTTTGTGCTCCCCCTACTGGTCATGTTGAGCTGCTACAGCGTGACGGTTGTGCGGCTTCTACGTACTCGCGGTTTCCAAAAACAGAGAGCCATGAAGGTGATCGTAGCCGTGGTTGTGGCCTTTTTAGTCTGCTGGACTCCTTTCCACGTTTCCACCATAATCGACACCATCCTGAGGGCCAAAGTGGTTCAGTTCGGCTGCACTATGAGGACATCGGTGGACGTCGCTATGTTCGCAACTCAAAACCTCGGGCTTCTGCACTGCTGCGTGAATCCGGTGCTGTACGCGTTCGTCGGGGAGAAGTTCAGACGGAGGTTTCTGCAGTTGCTCCACAGGAATGGAATCCTGGAGCGGTTCTCGCTTTCTAGATCCAGCAGGTCATCTTCTCTGACCTCCGAGGTCACTTCAAGCTTCCTGTGA
- the cxcr2 gene encoding C-X-C chemokine receptor type 1 yields METATTEFPFYLMPPCPETVTNLNSTVLVVIYIIVFCLSLLGNTVVIFVVFFMDNRRTSTDLYLMHLAVADLLFSLTLPFSVAYLHAGHWPFSTIMCKMISGVQEATFYCSVFMLACISIDRYMAIVKATQFLNRKLHLIGIVCALVWLCAGLLSLPVMVYREAFKYDGVAYICEDNVTAESTDSWRMSIRIIRHTLGFFLPLAVMVFCYGFTMFTLCHTRNSQKQKAMRVILSVVLAFIICWLPHNIIEFTDILMRAGQVEETCQLRDNIDVALYVTQVMAFAHCAINPILYAFIGKKFRNQLLISLFKKGLFGRNMLSRYGVGSFQSSGSTRQMSVTL; encoded by the coding sequence ATGGAAACTGCTACTACAGAGTTCCCGTTTTACCTTATGCCTCCTTGCCCGGAGACCGTGACGAACCTCAACAGCACAGTTCTGGTCGTAATCTACATCATAGTCTTCTGCCTGAGCTTGCTGGGCAACACCGTGGTCATATTTGTGGTTTTCTTCATGGACAACCGCAGGACGTCCACTGATCTGTACCTGATGCACCTGGCAGTCGCTGACCTGCTTTTTTCCCTCACTCTTCCCTTCTCGGTGGCTTACCTCCATGCCGGTCATTGGCCCTTCAGCACCATCATGTGCAAAATGATCTCTGGCGTGCAGGAGGCTAcattttactgcagcgttttcaTGCTAGCGTGCATTAGCATCGATCGCTACATGGCCATAGTAAAAGCAACACAATTCCTCAACCGAAAGCTCCATCTGATTGGGATTGTGTGTGCGTTGGTGTGGCTGTGTGCCGGTCTCTTATCTCTTCCTGTTATGGTGTACCGTGAAGCATTCAAATATGATGGTGTGGCGTATATATGTGAGGACAATGTGACCGCGGAGAGCACCGACAGCTGGAGGATGAGCATCCGCATTATCCGTCATACTCTGGGATTCTTCCTGCCGCTCGCCGTGATGGTGTTCTGCTACGGTTTCACCATGTTCACCTTGTGTCACACGCGCAACAGCCAAAAGCAGAAGGCTATGCGGGTCATCTTGAGTGTGGTGCTGGCTTTTATCATCTGCTGGCTGCCCCATAACATCATAGAGTTTACAGACATCCTGATGCGAGCCGGACAGGTGGAGGAAACATGCCAGCTGAGGGATAACATAGACGTGGCTTTGTATGTGACACAGGTGATGGCGTTCGCACACTGCGCAATAAACCCCATCCTGTACGCTTTCATTGGGAAGAAATTTCGCAACCAGTTGCTGATTTCTCTCTTTAAGAAAGGCCTGTTTGGGAGAAACATGCTATCCAGATATGGAGTGGGATCCTTTCAGAGCTCTGGAAGCACTCGGCAAATGTCTGTGACGCTGTAG